The window TTGTAGAGGACCTATAAGAATATACACTCTTTAATTTAAGACCATTTCACAACACAAAAAGACGTGCTATTCTAGTGAAAGCGAGCAAAGATGGAACATAATGGACTAACTACAAAATAAGAGTAGCGAGCGAAGTTGGAACACAATGGACTAACAACAAAAGaagattgaaataataataCGGCCAAACAAAGCACGAGACTATTGATGAAAGAAGATCGGCCCCTCATGATTGATCTAATGTGCAATGATATGACTTTCTCGGCCCTGTCGCCCTTCGGCTGCTGCTAACAAAGACCAAAGCAACGCATCCAACAGTGTTCAAGAGTTGCTTTCTTTTGTCATTTTAGCCTATCAAATACTCCAGATTTATGCCCACAAAAACACTAAAACTAAGTTGACCGAATAAAAGTCAAAATCGACATAACTTGACCTAAAAGGATTTAATTGGTTATGGGGTAAAATAAACCCATAACTAATTTAGTCAAACTCTAAACCATCTACTTTGGGTTACTAATACAACTTCCTAAAATAACTGCCTATTATTCCCACATCTACAAACATTATCTTCATGATCACTCCATGATCGAGCAACAACCTCTAAAGACCCTACAAGGGACTACTATAAATACTTCATGGAACTACAGAAAATTGCTACACAATTCTACTCTTCTATACTCAATTTATTTCGTCAAAATACTTTCTGTCTAATTAATCTCTTTATCATCATTTTCAGACTGACTTGAGCGTCAGAGAGACTTTCCGAAAAATCACCTTGGGTTAGTCTTCTCTTGTGGTTGCAAGGCAtgaatttatatattgaaaaagTCATATTATCCTATATTTGGagctattattataaatattcaaCCCTCCAGTCAGACATCATATTATTTTCTCtccttttatttatatttcatgTTTAAACCCGATTTGCCAAATTGTAATCTGTATCCTACATTGAAAAAGATTACACAATTCTAGTCGAGTCCTTGCACTACCCCCTTGCGCTATGCTATGCCTCATTTAGAACAGAATTAGGCATACAGCTACTTTGGGAATTAGTACAACTTGAACATACTTGATTTATCCCATTATACTtactatatttaactttttacgcaGCCTAATgcgttattttgataatttatatatttatttgtgcataacaaaaacttataaaaagttaataatatgaaaatatatgatTAGACAATATATGATTCTATTTGACTATTTTTCCTTACAcattagccacaatatataaattaaatttgaacgataaataatattaataaccataatgtagcaagtatttcagaatgaagaaaatagtaataaaataagataaaggCATTAATAAATTACAATAATCTTTCAAATGAAAAGAGGGCAAATTAGCCATTCCTTTAACTTCTAAGTGCTCAATCACGAGTACACAGAAGAGACAAAAAACACTTACAGGGAAGATAATGATCTTCTCACTTGCACTCAGCAAACAATGCCAACAATAAGTCATGCAAAATTttcataagcattatttgcaAGTCGAATTTACATTGTACAGAACTTACAAACAATTATAGACCCTTCAAAAGTTTTGGTTGAGAAAACTAACCCCTCGAATTAGCATGACGTTGGCTTCTGAAGTAACTTAGAAGACTTTGTGCCTGcagaaaacaaagaaaaaatgttACCATTTATATAACAAAATACATTTCAAGTACCTACAGCCAATGATTCATGCTCCATCATGATTTCACAAACATAAAGCACTGCAATTCATGAACACGGGTCATTTCCATCGTCTCATTACCACAGTATATGGGGACATCTAACCATAATACCATTTACTCCTTTGTTCTATGATTTTGctacattattgtttttgtgGGTTTCAGATTAGTAATTGGTGGTTATGGGGTAAATGAAACAAAAGACAATTGCATAAGAGAAATGTATGGAAGAGATGAAGAGATGAAGAGTGAGTTTTATAGATGCAGTTGAGACAATGTTGCATTTTGAACGGAGTAAATTTTAAGATCTGTGATTACTATATAGATACTACTATGTTCATTCCAAATTTGTATGCATGACTTTAATTCAAATAGGTGAATTAAAACAATACCTTCTCTCTGGCTCTAGCAGTCCCGGACTGTGACAAAGCTACCAATGGTGGTACAGCTCCTTCCTGGAGCACTATATTGCAATATCTGGCGCTGAAAGTACAAAGTTGTAGAAGTGCAGCAGCTGCATTTTCTTTTCCTCTCGCAGAACCCAATTCAACAACTTCTACAAGGACAGGAATACCTCCTGCCTGGCCAATGGCAGTCCTTCCCTCGTGAATGGTAGCAAGATTTGCCAAAACAGCTACAGCCTTATCAACCATACCTGCAGCGGGATCCATCAGCTCAACTAGATGCCTTACAGCACCAGCCTGCACAATTCTAATCTTGTTTTCATGATATATAGACAAATTAAACAAAGCTGTGGCAGCATCTTTCTTTCCCCGAGGTGTCCCGTTTCCTAACAGTTCAACCAAAGGACCAATAGCCCCAGACCTGCCTATTTTGGATTTATTTTCCTCTATTACAGAGAGGCTAAAAAGTGTGGCAGCTGAGTTTTCCCGAGCCTCTGGGGTGCCTGTCTGAAGGGCATGGATCAGGGGTTCAATTGCATCTGCATTCGCAATTGCGAGTTTGTTGTTATCATTTATTGATAAATTAAGAAGAGCAGTTACAGCATTTTCCTGTGTCTTCGAGTCTGTTGATTGAAGTAGATCAACCAACAATCTAATAGCACCACAACCGGCTATCACAATTCGGTTATCCATGTTGTGTTTTGCAAGCAGCCGCAGTTGAGCAGTCGCTTCTCTTTGAATTTCTACCGAGTCACTTTTCAAATCCTCCACCAACTTCTTAACTTCCACTTCAGTCTCTAAGAGATCAGGTCTTGTTTCCATGGTTGGAGAAGATACCATCCGTGCTACAAGTCTATCAGCTGGTCGGCGCCAGATATTTTGACTACGTGATCTATTATCCATTAGTCTAGTTGGAAATTCAGGTTCCCTTGGGGAAGTGCTCTCAGGGGCGGTAGCATGTGGTTCCTCAGATAGTTCTCCAGAAGCATCACGGCTATCACCTGGACTCTGTGAAATCTGATCAGCATCTTGAGATGATCGATGAGCCAGATTCTCGGAGATCCGGTTGCCATTTAAAGATGTTCCATTATGCCTTTCAGACGACTGCTCACGAGAACCGACAGAATTGGCAAATTCTCTACGTCCTGGAGACACAGAATACTGGCCATTTGAATCCACACCTCTTCCCTCGGAATTGCTCGGTCTGTCTGCTAGAGATAATTTCCCAATATCCAATCCATGCTCTTTCTCACTCGTGCGAAACTTGGAGTTATCTGAAGAAGAACGTGGATGTGAAGGGGAAGCCCCTTCTCGATAAAGATCCCCTGAATAACTCAAATTTTTGCCATCTGAAACTGCTAAGCATGTTAATTCTGGTGATACAGGTAGGTTACCTCTAGAACGAGACCTTAAGTGAGAATCCCGTACAGAACCAGAATCATTTTGTGAAAGGAGCGCCAGTGGCTGATCTTCTTTAATAGACTTCAAAGGGTCAGGAATCTTCACATTATTAATCTCACACCAGTTTGCAATAAGTGCTTTAACCGTATAGTTAGGTATTAGATTGGTGTGAGCTAATGACTGTCTTGTCTTAGGACATACAGTAAGACCAAGGTCAAGCCATTTTCTGATGAAAGCACGTTCATAAGTTTGACCTGAGGATACGATGACAGGGTCTGTCATAAGTTCAAGGGAAAGAGGACAGCAAAAATCAGCTGGTATAGGAACAGGTGTATTGCCCTGGGACTGTTTCAGCGAAACAAGGCGGTCATGCATGCGAGTAACAATAGATATCAGCTGTTCAAAGTAATCCACCTCAGCATTCTTTTCAGCCTGCTCAGCATTCTCCTTCAACATTTCAAGAGCCACAGCCTCAATGAGAATTTCTTGATTTGATTTTAAGCCCAGACAATCAGCAATTTTTACAAGCTGTTCTGGGGTAGGCCCATGGCCCCCAGCTTGATCCTTCATGGCATCATCAATGATTGTAGATGTAGAAACACATCCAATGTTCTTAACCTTATGAATGCAGTGCTGCCAACAAAGATTGTGTCTCAATATTTTAGCGATTGATTGCAAAAACTTATCAGCAGAAGACAtgataaaattataaacaatataGAGCCACATGATTTTTAACTGATAGGTAACAATCAAATaacaaatactccctccatcattttttattcttctcttttactttttgcacagttttcaaagcaaattttaagccttaatatttctaaatatgcataataaaaaattgtaaaaaatacatgataaaaagtatacattaagacgaatctaatggGATCCCATATGGAtctattttatcttctaaatatgtcttaaaaaccttaatcaaatttctctcttcttaaggtggaatattccaaacggaaagaacattagagaacagAGGGAGAACAcattttttcaatcatttaGAGACAAAGCAATCAGCAAGAAAAATCATAAGCACCTCAAGAGATGATGAGCCCAATTCTACAGGTAAGGACTGCTGTGAATCTTTCAGCAGCCAAAAGAATTCCAAAACATAGTTCTGGATTCGAGCTGTCAACAACTCAGCTTGAAGTACCTGTAAAACAAGCTATAGTCATaagaaaaaaattccaaaagccAACATGTCAAGAAGCTATTTCAAAAAATACAAACCGGGAGGAAGAACCACATCCTCTATAGGTAAATACATTCAATtggaattttaattaatatatgtaGAGCAATAATGCCAAAGCCGTAATCTCAAAATATTAGGGTCAACTACATGAATCAACACATTAATAGCAGTGGTCCACATGAATGCTActtctccattcatttcaaTTATCTACCATCTCGACCTGTAAAATCTAGATTTTTCGTATTGTTTTTCGCTCTTGCTCTCTTGGTCATCTTCGATCTTACTTGCCCTCTTTTCAAATCCCCatttttagctttatatttTTCCTTACCGGTTTGCCAATCCTAGGTCATTGCGCATGCCAAAATCCCTTAAACGATTATCCTTCATCTTGTCCTCAAAATATGGGACGTCTAAACCTTTACTTATGTTTTCGTTTCAAATTTTATCCTTCAAAGTTTGTCCACTCATCTTATAAAGATTTTTTAACTAATATATTTAATAGTTTCCAACCTAGCTTTGAAACTTTGTGTGAAACTGTGAACTGGAATGCCATAGTTTAGTGTAAAAATGGTGTATTGTCATATAAGCAGTAATATGGAATGTAGATTGTGAAATGGCGTAAAATTTTTGAAGAATGTAAACGTTGATTTGTATTAATTGTAACCTAAATGATTACAATAAGCTAAAGACAGTGATTACAAGCTTTCAAGAGGCTTGTGGCTCTACAAAAATGAGTAAAAACTCATCCAAAGTGCTTGCCAAATTTTCTGATACCTTTTCTCTTTTCGTCCTCTATATTTTCCACTACTAACTTATTTTCTAAGCTAACTAATTAACAACATAATCCCTATAATAGCCCTAGAATGTTGTGCAGTATAGAGACATTCATAGAATCCACAAGCTATTAACGATTATGAGTCTAAAAATGATAAGAGAAACCACAAAAAGCAAAGGCGCAAACAAGCTGTGTTATGAAAATTTCAATAGAGCAAAGAATATGTACACAtgttaaaacaatcaaaaagaTAATTCATTTACTCATTAACTAAAATGATGTGTATGTGCAGATATATTAAGAATCACGTTGTAGATGTGAATGACATTTTCTATGAGCGTTTACAAATTTATTGCATGACTATCATACTTATCCAACCATCACCCCTACCATCCCCCGTCCCCCCCTCCCCCCATAaggaaagaaaaataagaaaagaagCTTCAACATACATAAAGGTATCAACATACAATGAGATCATAGGTGTATGAGATCAATCAAGCCACAATAAGATCTGGCTTCAACTCAAATAAGTTTGTTCATTGAAATGAGGGGTCACTCAATTGTAGTGTTGAGACTAGAGAGCCACAGGGTCTGTGCCTTTTGAGTTCCTTTCTAGAGAGTAGATTGTGCCCACTATGCATAAAGAATCAAAGGAAGCCGATTGGAAAAAGTCCTAGACAAGAATTCTTGACGCTACCCCCAAATGAGTTCTCTCACCGACAATTACCTTTGCATCCCACAATCTTTTCCAAACCTCCACCAAGATTTTTAGCGTCTAAACATCCTCTCAAAGACAAAGAAAAGCCCTCCAATATTGTGGTAGTTCAATTCAAGGCTCAAATGATCAAATCAACTTAAAACCCCATCCCAATTTTCTACTGCCTTTGCCTTTATCATCGCTTGAATCTGCAGTAATCTTCACTCGAATTGCCGGGTCCTTGAAGCCATTGTTTGTTAATGTTTGTTGTAGACACTGGTTTCCATTGGCCTTGATGACTTTTCATTTTCCAATGGTAGTGGGAGTTCTTCATTTGAGATTGACGTTTAGAATGCACCCACACTCCTTAGCCTCTTTGTTATATAAATCATTTATCCATTCACAATCATGTCTTTTTATTGGTTTTCGCCGCTTGTAGTTACTTCGTGAGAAATTGCACATTTATGTCGTTACGATAAATTTCACTTCTAAAGTCTTGTTTGAATGATCCAGCTCGCCTTAGTTTTCAGGGTTGTCTCTTTATCGGTTAGATTTAGGAGCCTCTCCTTCACAGCATACTTCCTCCTACATAAGACCTTAGTTAGGGTAGGCCGATTAAGCAACCCATATTAATGGTCTTAGTAGGGTGGGACAAGATTTTCATAGGTATAATCAATATGAAATAAGAATCAAAGGGTAGAATGAAAGGGAGTTAGATAAATAGAAAGAACCTATCACATAGGGGACGTTACATGGGAGGCTTGGCCCCTCTAGTCCAAACACACGGCCTATTATGCTTTTGTCCCAAAAACGGTAAAACATATTCTATCTCCTAGCCCCTGGTGGCCTATTGTATTTTTTATGCCAAATACTATAAAACATATTCCaatttgatctttgtttataGATAATTTAGATCAAAAGACACATGTCAACCTAATTAACTTATGTCTAGGCAAACACACTTGATTCCATGCCAATATGGTTCtattagataatttttcctagcTAGTCCATAAATAGGTTCTACACAAGCCCTCCATTTTCTTAATAAGCTTCTTAGGAAGCAAGAAAAATCTTCAACACCAGCCAACACATTCTGTATTAGTTGAAGTCTCCTCGTAAAGGATAACGATTTAGGTTTTACACACTCCTACATGTTCTTTACTACTCTACTCCACGCGGACATGTCTCCACCTTAAACTCCCTTTCCTTTAGAAATTCCCCTACAACACTTCacgaaaaataaaatcaaaagttcAAAAGATTTTACTCATCTTTTCATCTTCTTCCAAGAGAAATCTTTTTGATTTACcaaatctaaaaccctaattatTATTCTCTATTTTCTTCCCTCATCTACTTCCATCTTTTCTCACCCCTTCTCccataaattattttcaaatacaaaccaaatcaaaaattgataacaaagaaaaatacattaactaaaactGGCGGCTGGCCATTTAATTGCTTCTACGCTGGTAAGTTAGAGctttgaagtttgaaccacaATTTGTGTTTCTTCACCCCAGTTGACACATAAACTTGTAAGTGACTAACTGATTTTTTTGATGGTTTTCtattttcttcattaatttctctttttgttATGATGAATGAAAGAACCGGCATTTCACTTACAGAATTAGAAGCCCTTTCTGTGGATATTATTGGGGTCGTATATAAGAATCTTATCTAAAAAGCTAGTCAAGCCAAATCATTAGAAACCTAGTCAAGCCAAATCATTAAAAACCTAGTCACGCCAAACATCCTGCCCGGTTCAGTTTGATACACATGAATGGGACTAACCAGTCAAAAATGCTTATGCTACAGAACACAACAGAATGGAAAAACATGATGCACTATGACCCGGTCAAAATGCATTACAATATGTAACAAAATGGATGAATGTGAAACTAGTTTTGAAAACTGTTCTTACACTTCCGCTTTAAGTTACATGATGATGCACCTTTCTGATTATTGAAGCGCAAAACGTGAAACGCGAAACTATGCCCCATACCGCATTTCAACTGTTCTTATTGAAACTAAACGTAAACGCAATTCAAAACACTTAGTTAACATTTCTTGTTTGCAACAAAATggaaaaagttgtttttttgcttttattgttattgttatattttGCTCTACTTATGTGATACAAGACTTACGATTCGTGATTAGTGTTATGGTTATATTTACTGCTTACAATCAATATATTTGGATTTTGGATACACCATGACCCTATCTCAATTCTCAGCGTCAATTAGATCAAATTTCATTCCAAAGTTTCCGAAACactaacttttttgtttttcattttgtttctcGTATCCAATAGAATTCTTTTCGTGTAAAATTGCTTTGGATTCTAACATTTGCCTCCACATCTCTAACTTTAATCTCATCTCTAGTTTATGAACAATATCAATTGCAAATATGCACCCATGAATGTTTCTTAAATAGGTCTTGTTATCTCTTTCATAATTGCTTGTGCCCAATGATTCTATTCTCATAGGCTTATTACTTCAAAGGGTGCCATACAGCTTTAGGATATTGGCACatataaaacttaattaaatgaaaGGATTTGACGAGGAAATGATGCGAGAGAACAGAGAACTGTATTTCAAAAACTGAAACATAGCTTAAGTCTAGATTTTTCAAATTCAGTTACGTTTGGTCACTAATTGGGTTAATGTATATTCTAAACAAATAAATACTAAGACAAACTCATGCAAATATCTTTAACAAATCTCATTTTTCCTGTTACTTTTTAGCTAAAATTAGAAAGATGAGGGCGATTTTTATAGTATCAACCAAAATTATATGTAAGAGAAAAAATGGCGACTAAAAAATCCAAATACACTGGTATAAAAACACACCAGATCAACTCTGCTTAACAAAGGATGCCAGCTTTCAAAGAGGTCTCGCAACTCGTCCATTGACTGTCCAAGTTCTTCTAGTGCCTTGTTGAGTAGGTCATCCGAGGCTACTTCAGTATCCATAGTTGCATCAAGTATTGGTTTTAATAGCTTCACTATTTCTTCAACATTTTGGTAACTTTTTCGTAC of the Amaranthus tricolor cultivar Red isolate AtriRed21 chromosome 6, ASM2621246v1, whole genome shotgun sequence genome contains:
- the LOC130815475 gene encoding U-box domain-containing protein 4-like, with product MEVSLWRALLQNISSFLSSSSRDGFDSEPVRKSYQNVEEIVKLLKPILDATMDTEVASDDLLNKALEELGQSMDELRDLFESWHPLLSRVDLVLQAELLTARIQNYVLEFFWLLKDSQQSLPVELGSSSLEHCIHKVKNIGCVSTSTIIDDAMKDQAGGHGPTPEQLVKIADCLGLKSNQEILIEAVALEMLKENAEQAEKNAEVDYFEQLISIVTRMHDRLVSLKQSQGNTPVPIPADFCCPLSLELMTDPVIVSSGQTYERAFIRKWLDLGLTVCPKTRQSLAHTNLIPNYTVKALIANWCEINNVKIPDPLKSIKEDQPLALLSQNDSGSVRDSHLRSRSRGNLPVSPELTCLAVSDGKNLSYSGDLYREGASPSHPRSSSDNSKFRTSEKEHGLDIGKLSLADRPSNSEGRGVDSNGQYSVSPGRREFANSVGSREQSSERHNGTSLNGNRISENLAHRSSQDADQISQSPGDSRDASGELSEEPHATAPESTSPREPEFPTRLMDNRSRSQNIWRRPADRLVARMVSSPTMETRPDLLETEVEVKKLVEDLKSDSVEIQREATAQLRLLAKHNMDNRIVIAGCGAIRLLVDLLQSTDSKTQENAVTALLNLSINDNNKLAIANADAIEPLIHALQTGTPEARENSAATLFSLSVIEENKSKIGRSGAIGPLVELLGNGTPRGKKDAATALFNLSIYHENKIRIVQAGAVRHLVELMDPAAGMVDKAVAVLANLATIHEGRTAIGQAGGIPVLVEVVELGSARGKENAAAALLQLCTFSARYCNIVLQEGAVPPLVALSQSGTARAREKAQSLLSYFRSQRHANSRG